Part of the Candidatus Eisenbacteria bacterium genome is shown below.
AACAGGGAGCGCGGGTTCCGCTTCACTCTCGAGCCCGGGCTCACCTCCTCGCGGCTGGCCTCGGGACGCCGGGCAGGAGATGGAGGCGCCGCACGTCGCGCAGGAGCTTCCGGGCCCAGTCGTAGATGTTCTGCGCGGCCACGACCTCGCGCAGCGCGCGCATCCGCCGCGAGCGCTCTTCTTCGGGCAGCGTGAGCGCCTGATGGAGCGCGCCCGCGAGCCGTTCGGTGTCGTAAGGGCTCACCTGGATCGCGTGCTCCAGCTCGCGCGAGGCGCCGGTGAAGGGGCTCAGGACGAGCACACCGTTCCCGTCCACCTTCGCGGCCACGTACTCCTTGCTCACGAGGTTCATGCCGTCGTGGAGCGACGTCACCGCCATCACGTCGGCCATCGCGTAATAGGGGATGAGCTCGCGGAAGTCGAGGTTCTCGAAGATGAGGTGCACGGGCTTGGCGCCGCGGGTCCCGAACCGCTCGTTCAGGGCATCCACCTGTCCCGACACCGCGCGTCCGAGCGCCTGGTACTCGGGAAGGTCGACGCGGCTCGGCACGGCGATCTGGATCATGGTCACGCGGCCCTGGAGATGGGGATGGCGCTCGAGAAGACGCCCGTACGCATCGAGCCGCTCGGGAATCCCCTTCGTGTAGTCGAGCCGGTCCACGCCCAGGATCACCTGGCATCCCTCGATCCCGAGCCGCTGGCGGATGCGCTGCACGGCGCCGTTCGTGGACGAGCTCGCGGCGGCAAGCGAGATCTCCGCCACGTCCGGGCTGATCGGATAGTCGCGCACGAACGTGACGCCGCCCCGCCGGCGGATCGAGCCGCGCTCGCGGTCGATGAGGGACTCGAGCTCCTGAGACACGGTGTCGAGGAAGTTCATCCCGTGATACCGGATGTGGAATCCGAGGAGGTCGCACGAGAGGAGCCCTTCCAGGATCTCCCGCTTCCACGGGACGATGCGGTAGACCTCGGGATTGGGCCACGGAATGTGCCAGAAGAGGACGATCGTGAGGTCCCGGCGCCGCTTGCGAAGCTCCGCGGCGCAGAGCGCGAGGTGATAATCCTGGAGGAGCACGATCGCGGGCTCGTCCCCGGTGGCCTCGAGGATCGCGTCCGCGAACTGGCGGTTGACCTCCTGGTACGCGCGCCACTCGGAGCCCACGAAGTGGGGCCGCACGTAGACGACGTGGCAGAGCGGCCAGAGGCAGCCGTTCACGAACCGGTTGAAGCCCTGGGCGCGCTCCTGGTCGTCGATCCAGACGCGCTGGAGCGTGTAGAGCTCGCGCCCCGGCGGCATCGCCACGCGGCCCCGCTCGTCCACGGTCTCGCGGTCGGCGTCCCCGGACGCCTGGGCGACCCAGACGCCCCCCGTCGCGCGCGCCACGGAGTCCAGCGCCGAGGCGAGCCCGCCCGCGCTCCGGATGGCCTCGATCGTGCCGTTCCGGTGGAAGTGCTGGTAGGGCTCGCGATTGGAGGCGATGACGATGCGGGTGCCGCCCAGATACTCGCGAACGCTCCGCTCGAGCTGCTCGGGGCGGGTCTGGTGCTCGACGTCGCGCCGGTGCTTCTCGCGCGTCGCGGCACGGGTGAGCGCGTGGAGGATCCGGCGCCCTCTGCGTTCCGTGTCGGGTGTCATGCCGC
Proteins encoded:
- a CDS encoding trehalose-6-phosphate synthase is translated as MTPDTERRGRRILHALTRAATREKHRRDVEHQTRPEQLERSVREYLGGTRIVIASNREPYQHFHRNGTIEAIRSAGGLASALDSVARATGGVWVAQASGDADRETVDERGRVAMPPGRELYTLQRVWIDDQERAQGFNRFVNGCLWPLCHVVYVRPHFVGSEWRAYQEVNRQFADAILEATGDEPAIVLLQDYHLALCAAELRKRRRDLTIVLFWHIPWPNPEVYRIVPWKREILEGLLSCDLLGFHIRYHGMNFLDTVSQELESLIDRERGSIRRRGGVTFVRDYPISPDVAEISLAAASSSTNGAVQRIRQRLGIEGCQVILGVDRLDYTKGIPERLDAYGRLLERHPHLQGRVTMIQIAVPSRVDLPEYQALGRAVSGQVDALNERFGTRGAKPVHLIFENLDFRELIPYYAMADVMAVTSLHDGMNLVSKEYVAAKVDGNGVLVLSPFTGASRELEHAIQVSPYDTERLAGALHQALTLPEEERSRRMRALREVVAAQNIYDWARKLLRDVRRLHLLPGVPRPAARR